In the genome of Helicobacter kayseriensis, one region contains:
- a CDS encoding ATP-dependent helicase, with protein sequence MRLEDLNPEQRQAVEHIDGPLLLLAGAGSGKTKTLTTRLAYLIKEIGIPASSILCLTFTNKASQEMRERALRLIGGDQISYPLLCTFHKFGLMFLKKFISLLDRPSSFVLLDRDDVKKIIQSFKSPFSPSVVISYISYYKNQILSPQEVFKQAKSEESKLMAELYDQYQTYLNEYHLLDFDDLLYLSYLILEKNPSLAQEMSKQYQYIMVDEYQDTNFLQYKLLRLLTCAHQNLCVVGDEDQSIYGWRGADIRNILEFEKDFKEATVIKLEKNYRSTPQILQFANQLISCNTQRLGKTLFATKEDGEEVQIFSFLSEREEMSFVACEIESLLQSGIRPEEIAILYRVNALSRNVEEGLNRAKIPYKLIGSVHFYERAEVKDALSYLRLMVNICDDFSLLRVINKPKRGLGKVSQDKLQEGAKGTSIYQYFQTHPHQLAPKTYEVLKDFFALIAEMKQALRVSMDAFKHLFEKKIPLLDEYAEYERDDRKANLDELFGYLREFMEENPNQSLEDFLNDLSLSSESDKEVGSKISCMSMHSSKGLEFDYVFVIGCEDGVFPLIKDEGNLEEERRLGYVAFTRAKKRLCLSHVSSRSQRGKRTMMTPSRFLHEGQSGISEKREIQKNSLVRHKVFGIGRVQEVNGRGKEAKARVNFGGNERVILLSFLEFVQ encoded by the coding sequence GTGAGATTGGAAGATCTAAATCCTGAGCAAAGACAGGCTGTTGAGCATATTGATGGCCCACTCTTACTTTTAGCGGGTGCTGGGAGTGGAAAAACCAAGACTTTAACGACGCGTCTTGCTTATTTGATCAAAGAAATTGGAATCCCTGCAAGCTCTATTTTGTGTTTGACTTTTACAAACAAGGCCAGTCAAGAGATGCGCGAAAGGGCGTTGAGGCTGATAGGAGGTGATCAAATATCCTATCCGCTTTTATGCACTTTTCATAAATTTGGCTTAATGTTTTTGAAAAAATTTATTTCTCTTCTTGATCGTCCTTCTTCGTTTGTTTTGCTTGATAGAGATGATGTCAAAAAGATTATCCAATCCTTTAAATCCCCTTTTTCTCCCTCTGTGGTGATCAGCTATATTTCTTATTATAAAAATCAGATTCTCTCCCCACAAGAAGTTTTCAAACAAGCAAAATCTGAAGAAAGTAAGCTTATGGCTGAGCTTTATGATCAATATCAGACTTATTTAAATGAATATCATTTGCTGGATTTTGATGATTTGCTCTATTTGTCTTATTTGATATTGGAGAAAAATCCCTCTTTGGCTCAAGAGATGAGTAAGCAGTATCAATACATTATGGTAGATGAGTATCAGGATACAAATTTTTTGCAATATAAACTTCTAAGACTTTTAACTTGTGCACATCAGAATCTTTGTGTTGTGGGAGATGAGGATCAGAGCATTTATGGATGGAGGGGGGCAGATATTCGCAATATTTTGGAATTTGAGAAAGATTTCAAAGAGGCAACTGTGATTAAGCTTGAAAAAAATTATCGCTCTACTCCACAGATCTTGCAATTTGCCAATCAGCTCATCTCTTGCAATACTCAGCGTCTTGGAAAAACATTGTTTGCAACAAAAGAAGATGGGGAGGAAGTGCAGATTTTTTCTTTTTTGAGTGAAAGAGAAGAAATGTCCTTTGTTGCTTGCGAGATAGAAAGTCTTTTACAAAGTGGAATTAGGCCTGAAGAAATTGCGATTTTGTATCGAGTCAATGCGCTAAGTCGTAATGTTGAAGAGGGGCTAAATCGAGCCAAGATTCCTTACAAGCTTATTGGTTCTGTGCATTTTTATGAGAGGGCAGAGGTTAAGGATGCATTAAGTTATTTGCGTTTGATGGTCAATATTTGTGATGATTTTTCGCTTTTGAGAGTGATTAATAAACCCAAAAGAGGACTTGGAAAGGTCTCACAAGACAAGCTTCAAGAAGGTGCAAAGGGCACAAGCATTTATCAATATTTTCAAACCCATCCTCATCAGCTTGCACCAAAGACTTATGAGGTTTTAAAAGATTTTTTTGCTTTGATTGCGGAGATGAAGCAAGCCTTGCGTGTTTCAATGGATGCATTTAAGCATTTGTTTGAGAAAAAAATCCCCTTGCTTGATGAGTATGCAGAATATGAAAGAGATGATCGTAAAGCAAACCTTGATGAACTTTTTGGATATTTGAGAGAGTTTATGGAAGAAAATCCAAATCAATCCCTAGAAGATTTTCTGAATGATTTGAGCTTATCTTCAGAATCTGATAAAGAAGTGGGAAGTAAGATTTCTTGTATGAGTATGCATTCTAGCAAGGGCTTGGAATTTGATTATGTTTTTGTGATTGGGTGTGAGGATGGAGTTTTCCCACTTATTAAAGATGAAGGGAATCTAGAAGAAGAGAGAAGGCTAGGATATGTGGCTTTTACACGAGCCAAAAAAAGATTGTGTTTGAGCCATGTCTCATCTAGATCTCAAAGGGGCAAACGCACCATGATGACTCCATCAAGATTCTTACATGAGGGACAAAGTGGCATATCAGAGAAGAGGGAAATACAAAAAAACTCTTTAGTTAGGCATAAGGTTTTTGGGATTGGAAGGGTTCAAGAGGTCAATGGAAGGGGGAAGGAAGCAAAAGCTAGAGTCAATTTTGGAGGAAATGAACGTGTGATTTTGTTGAGCTTTTTGGAGTTTGTGCAGTGA
- a CDS encoding tetratricopeptide repeat protein, which yields MQDKKPLHSKIQTRLRLILTSLKKMVFIRENKTFVYSVLVLIGALLIALVVFFIFKVFNQKEVENLDSQKEVFAPQTQISTNQSSLQEGPITSAKDFYTKPKGELSELIQKANILYDNGRVDEALEIFKNISLYSQSLANYNLGVIYTGEKDFALAKKKFEDAIEGGDDVALSSINAAYSALRMKDEKSFAHFLKLAEQTLSDSARAPFYSYLYGLVSFYKNQYFESLSPLLNPNSSNYQIQNNALASEMFLVLGDDYNALQYLKKDHSNQNMLALGMLYARNGDYKSARDKIQEYLLHYPDNQEAISALELVELKLGNFSESANLLMSLKNQKPFFKIRVELDPYLFDIQEAQKRFWDTKFESRQSLQYKILFYYAPYRVFDAQQVFQFLSEGGFEWSVGNIDEASDSYTRGEVFSRINRDIAQGLKEVYSGDLRKALQIFLKKVKTHAQHPVLYYNIGLVYAQLGDFENAHLYFSKAYYLDNADLMAGIFAIMTGKITYQNVSKMTEMLGGDFLRVDFKDEDQRMFLHELFSYAKGKMSEAFDFVNQFKNPKPIHFALQAIYAMGQGDQEKISQYFTLLKQKLPKDLTTDMMYQVARNYKGNLKDISLEFSGFFRKGSFADMHSLYYGGSLTRELYIYLAFVTGNLSFVITHLQDKLTTQEESPVGIMQALGLAYIYNQEFEKAFVLYNDLIDGLKQTDPATKFMGAVAAIGSGHHNNAVALLQISKIDSSATLESRYALALLYQQEGNIKSAISLFQGIAKKGFVSEFFDFKIDTSEILEKAQQ from the coding sequence ATGCAAGATAAAAAGCCCCTGCATTCTAAAATACAGACGCGATTGAGGCTGATACTTACATCGTTAAAAAAAATGGTTTTCATTCGTGAAAATAAAACATTTGTTTATTCTGTTCTTGTTTTGATTGGGGCTTTGCTGATTGCGTTAGTGGTATTTTTTATCTTTAAAGTATTTAATCAAAAGGAGGTGGAAAATCTAGATTCGCAAAAAGAGGTTTTTGCTCCACAAACCCAAATATCTACAAACCAATCATCTTTGCAAGAAGGGCCCATTACTTCTGCAAAAGATTTTTATACAAAGCCCAAGGGGGAGCTTTCGGAATTGATTCAAAAGGCCAATATTTTATATGATAATGGACGCGTGGATGAAGCACTTGAGATTTTTAAAAATATCTCACTTTACTCTCAATCTTTGGCAAATTACAATTTGGGTGTTATCTATACAGGAGAAAAGGATTTTGCTCTTGCAAAGAAAAAATTTGAAGATGCGATTGAGGGAGGAGATGATGTTGCGCTAAGCTCAATAAATGCTGCTTATAGTGCTCTAAGAATGAAAGATGAAAAATCATTTGCGCATTTTCTTAAGCTAGCAGAGCAAACTTTATCTGATTCGGCAAGAGCTCCTTTTTATTCGTATTTATACGGCCTTGTTTCTTTTTATAAAAACCAATATTTCGAATCTCTTTCCCCTTTGCTTAATCCCAATTCTTCCAACTATCAAATTCAAAATAATGCTTTGGCTTCAGAGATGTTTTTGGTTTTGGGAGATGATTATAATGCATTGCAATATCTCAAAAAAGATCACTCAAATCAAAATATGTTGGCCTTGGGAATGTTGTATGCGCGCAATGGAGATTATAAGAGCGCTAGAGATAAAATCCAAGAATATCTTTTGCATTATCCTGACAACCAAGAAGCAATCAGTGCTTTAGAGCTTGTTGAGCTTAAGTTGGGAAATTTTTCAGAGAGTGCAAATCTTTTGATGAGTCTAAAAAATCAAAAGCCTTTTTTTAAGATTCGGGTTGAACTTGATCCTTATTTGTTTGATATCCAAGAAGCGCAAAAGCGTTTTTGGGATACAAAATTTGAATCACGCCAATCATTACAATACAAAATTTTGTTTTATTATGCGCCCTATAGGGTATTTGATGCACAACAGGTTTTTCAATTTTTGTCTGAGGGTGGATTTGAGTGGAGTGTAGGGAATATTGATGAGGCAAGTGATTCTTATACAAGGGGAGAGGTTTTTTCGCGTATCAATCGTGATATTGCCCAAGGGCTTAAGGAAGTGTATTCTGGGGATTTGAGAAAGGCATTGCAGATTTTCTTAAAAAAAGTCAAAACCCATGCTCAGCATCCTGTGCTTTATTACAATATCGGTCTTGTTTATGCGCAATTGGGGGATTTTGAAAATGCTCATTTGTATTTTTCTAAGGCATATTATTTGGACAATGCAGACTTGATGGCAGGAATTTTTGCCATTATGACGGGGAAAATAACATATCAAAATGTCTCAAAAATGACTGAAATGCTAGGGGGAGATTTTTTGAGGGTTGATTTTAAGGATGAAGATCAAAGAATGTTCTTGCATGAACTTTTTTCTTATGCAAAAGGCAAGATGAGTGAAGCTTTTGATTTTGTCAATCAGTTTAAAAACCCCAAACCTATTCATTTTGCACTCCAAGCAATCTATGCTATGGGGCAAGGTGATCAAGAAAAGATAAGCCAATACTTCACACTTCTTAAGCAAAAACTTCCCAAAGATTTGACGACAGATATGATGTATCAAGTTGCTCGAAATTACAAGGGAAATCTCAAAGATATTTCTCTTGAATTTTCTGGTTTTTTTAGAAAAGGAAGTTTTGCAGATATGCATTCCCTCTATTATGGAGGAAGTTTGACGCGTGAGCTTTATATTTATCTAGCTTTTGTGACAGGGAATCTTTCTTTTGTGATTACGCATTTGCAAGACAAACTTACAACACAAGAGGAATCTCCTGTGGGGATTATGCAAGCATTAGGGTTGGCTTATATTTATAACCAAGAGTTTGAAAAAGCGTTTGTGCTTTATAATGATTTGATTGATGGATTAAAGCAAACAGACCCAGCAACAAAGTTTATGGGGGCGGTTGCAGCGATTGGTTCTGGGCATCACAATAATGCTGTTGCACTTTTGCAGATTTCAAAGATTGATTCAAGTGCGACTTTGGAGAGTCGTTATGCATTGGCCCTTCTCTATCAGCAAGAAGGGAATATCAAAAGTGCTATTTCTTTGTTTCAGGGCATTGCAAAAAAGGGATTTGTCTCAGAATTTTTTGATTTTAAGATTGATACAAGTGAGATTTTAGAAAAGGCACAGCAGTGA
- the tmk gene encoding dTMP kinase — MYLALEGIDTAGKSTQIALLREKMPQAIFTCEPGGSELGKKLRKILLEEEMELGKEAECLLFLADRAEHIHRVILPNQDRLIISDRSLISGIAYAKDLDFQKLIELNLFAVQNILPNCVVLLELTQEELEKRLSVKHQDRIEQRGVEFLLEIQQKMVEACHQLKIPLLKIDAKESIDSIHQHILKHIKIFS, encoded by the coding sequence ATGTATCTAGCATTAGAGGGAATTGATACTGCAGGGAAGAGCACACAGATTGCGCTTTTGAGAGAGAAAATGCCTCAAGCAATTTTTACTTGTGAGCCTGGGGGGAGTGAGCTTGGAAAAAAGCTAAGAAAGATTTTGCTTGAAGAAGAAATGGAACTTGGCAAGGAGGCTGAGTGTCTTTTGTTTCTTGCTGATCGTGCTGAGCATATCCATCGTGTTATTTTGCCCAATCAAGATAGGTTGATTATCTCTGATCGCTCATTGATCTCTGGGATTGCATATGCAAAAGATTTGGATTTTCAAAAGCTTATTGAACTGAATTTATTTGCAGTGCAAAATATTTTGCCTAATTGTGTTGTGCTTTTGGAATTGACGCAAGAAGAATTAGAAAAAAGATTGAGCGTCAAACACCAAGATAGGATTGAGCAAAGGGGAGTGGAATTTTTGCTTGAGATTCAGCAAAAGATGGTTGAGGCTTGTCATCAGCTTAAAATCCCACTTCTAAAAATTGATGCCAAAGAAAGCATTGATTCTATTCATCAACACATTCTGAAGCATATCAAAATCTTTTCTTAG
- the tatB gene encoding Sec-independent protein translocase protein TatB has product MFGMGFFEIFAIIVIAIIFLGPDKLPQAMIDLAKFFKAVKKTLDDAKSNLDKELHLEELKKEALEYKSSLTQGLETLNKDTFDSFHSILDEKPKPSQELQDALNAQSLENKAQEQSQHSNNLEIKPTDQIQEISYKSKDS; this is encoded by the coding sequence ATGTTTGGAATGGGTTTTTTTGAGATTTTTGCAATCATTGTTATTGCAATCATCTTTTTGGGTCCCGACAAACTTCCTCAGGCCATGATAGATCTTGCGAAATTTTTCAAAGCTGTAAAAAAGACTCTTGATGATGCAAAAAGCAATCTTGATAAAGAACTCCATCTTGAAGAACTCAAAAAAGAAGCACTTGAATACAAAAGCTCTCTTACCCAAGGCTTAGAAACGCTTAATAAAGATACATTTGATTCTTTTCATTCAATTCTTGATGAGAAGCCAAAACCTTCACAAGAGCTTCAAGATGCACTTAATGCTCAAAGCTTAGAAAACAAAGCTCAAGAGCAAAGCCAACACTCCAACAATCTAGAAATCAAGCCCACTGATCAAATACAAGAAATTTCCTACAAAAGTAAGGATTCATAA
- the serS gene encoding serine--tRNA ligase encodes MIDTRLLLNNFDEVAKKLEIKKIDLSTLDQLKHCALEYKKSKQDLEELQAKQNADSKRFGEWMREGKAIDELKKSLEENKKKIQELLGKVAQYEENLTKLLHAIPNIPDERTPKGEDEKDNVELKRILEPKTFDFPPKEHWELGQKNGWIDFEGGVRLAKSRFSVLRGEGARLNRALINFMLDYNEKRGFEVVSTPVIANAKCLFGTGQLPKFEEDMFKISGKTEESDGSECRSELYLISTSEITLTNLYNDTIIPLEALPIKMTAHTPCFRKEAGSAGRDTRGMIRQHQFDKVELVAITHPSQSDAMQEYMLETASGILRELGLPHRMIQLCGGDLGFSASNTVDLEVWLPGQNTYREISSVSNTRDFQARRAKIRFKEGGKNSLVHTLNGSSLAVGRTLVAIIENYQNQDGSIDIPSALRRYL; translated from the coding sequence ATGATTGATACAAGATTGCTTTTGAATAATTTTGATGAAGTTGCCAAAAAGCTTGAAATTAAAAAGATAGATTTATCCACGCTTGATCAATTAAAGCATTGTGCTTTGGAATACAAAAAAAGTAAGCAAGATTTGGAGGAATTGCAAGCTAAGCAAAATGCAGATTCTAAGCGTTTTGGAGAATGGATGAGGGAGGGGAAAGCAATAGATGAGCTCAAAAAGAGCCTTGAAGAAAATAAAAAGAAGATTCAAGAATTGCTTGGCAAGGTGGCGCAATATGAGGAGAATCTAACCAAGCTTTTGCATGCTATTCCCAATATTCCCGATGAAAGGACGCCAAAAGGAGAGGATGAAAAAGATAATGTTGAGCTCAAAAGAATCTTGGAGCCAAAAACATTTGATTTTCCTCCAAAAGAGCACTGGGAGTTGGGACAAAAGAATGGATGGATTGATTTTGAGGGGGGAGTTAGACTGGCAAAAAGTCGCTTTAGTGTTCTAAGGGGTGAGGGGGCAAGACTCAATCGTGCTTTGATTAATTTTATGCTTGATTACAACGAAAAAAGAGGCTTTGAGGTTGTTTCAACTCCTGTGATTGCAAATGCGAAATGCTTGTTTGGAACAGGGCAATTGCCAAAGTTTGAAGAAGATATGTTTAAAATTTCTGGAAAAACAGAAGAAAGTGATGGGAGTGAATGTAGAAGCGAGCTTTATTTGATTTCAACTTCTGAGATTACTTTGACCAATCTTTACAATGACACAATTATTCCCCTAGAGGCCCTTCCAATTAAGATGACTGCACATACGCCTTGTTTTAGAAAAGAAGCTGGAAGTGCAGGAAGAGATACAAGAGGGATGATTCGTCAGCATCAATTTGATAAGGTTGAGCTTGTGGCTATCACCCATCCTAGCCAAAGCGATGCGATGCAGGAATATATGCTTGAAACAGCATCAGGAATCCTCCGTGAGCTTGGGCTTCCTCATCGAATGATTCAGCTTTGTGGCGGGGATCTTGGTTTTAGCGCAAGCAATACGGTTGATCTTGAGGTGTGGCTGCCTGGACAAAATACATATCGTGAAATTAGTTCTGTTTCAAATACACGAGATTTTCAAGCAAGGCGAGCTAAGATTCGTTTCAAAGAGGGGGGAAAGAATTCTCTTGTGCATACTCTGAATGGCTCATCTTTGGCAGTTGGTCGCACTCTTGTGGCGATTATAGAAAACTATCAAAATCAAGATGGAAGCATTGATATTCCTAGTGCTTTAAGAAGGTATTTATAG
- a CDS encoding UbiX family flavin prenyltransferase, whose translation MKKVVVGIGGASGIRLGLRLIEEMQKSTKCHIVLSESAQLVWKKETCKNLLEEIEARGGILYEEREIWADIASGSFGADMMAIVPTSMNLLAKIACGIGDELISRCASVMIKEKKTLLLAPREMPFSSIALENMLKLSNLGVIIAPPILAYYAKIETLEEMENFLIGKWLDVLGIRNELYQRWAGGK comes from the coding sequence ATGAAAAAGGTAGTTGTAGGAATAGGGGGGGCAAGCGGGATAAGACTGGGTTTGCGTTTGATTGAAGAGATGCAAAAAAGCACAAAGTGTCATATTGTCCTTTCAGAATCCGCTCAGCTTGTATGGAAAAAAGAGACTTGCAAGAATCTTTTGGAGGAGATTGAGGCGCGCGGAGGGATTTTGTATGAGGAGAGGGAAATTTGGGCAGATATTGCTTCAGGTAGCTTTGGTGCGGATATGATGGCAATCGTCCCAACAAGTATGAATTTACTTGCAAAGATTGCTTGTGGGATTGGAGATGAGCTTATTTCACGCTGTGCAAGTGTGATGATCAAAGAAAAAAAGACATTGCTTCTAGCCCCAAGAGAAATGCCTTTTTCAAGTATTGCTTTGGAGAATATGCTCAAGCTTTCCAATCTTGGTGTGATTATTGCTCCGCCTATCTTGGCTTATTATGCCAAGATAGAGACCTTGGAGGAGATGGAAAACTTTTTGATAGGGAAATGGCTAGATGTATTGGGGATTCGTAATGAGCTTTATCAAAGATGGGCAGGAGGAAAATGA
- the coaD gene encoding pantetheine-phosphate adenylyltransferase, which translates to MRAIYPGTFDPCTNGHYDLLIRSAELFDEVVVAIAKNVSKTPLLSLEDRYEILRRCTQEHSKIRIETFDCLLVEFAQSLGAKVVIRGLRAVSDFEYELQMGYANQSLNPQIEILYLMPSLQNAFVSSSIVRSIIEYGGKISHLVPKEACQFLQEKGYRCI; encoded by the coding sequence ATGAGAGCGATTTATCCAGGGACATTTGATCCTTGCACAAATGGACATTATGATTTGTTGATTAGGAGTGCTGAGCTTTTTGATGAGGTGGTTGTTGCGATTGCAAAGAATGTTTCTAAGACTCCTTTATTGAGCTTGGAAGATCGATATGAGATTTTGAGACGTTGCACACAAGAACATTCTAAGATTAGGATTGAGACTTTTGATTGTTTGCTAGTAGAGTTTGCACAGAGTTTGGGGGCAAAGGTCGTGATTAGAGGGCTTAGGGCTGTGAGTGATTTTGAATATGAATTGCAAATGGGATATGCCAATCAATCTTTGAATCCTCAAATTGAGATTCTCTATCTTATGCCTTCTCTCCAAAATGCATTTGTTAGCTCATCAATTGTGCGTAGCATCATTGAATATGGTGGGAAGATTTCGCATTTGGTTCCAAAAGAAGCCTGCCAATTTTTGCAAGAAAAGGGTTATAGATGTATCTAG
- the tatC gene encoding twin-arginine translocase subunit TatC → MFEDLKPHIQDLRKRLIISCLTLIVVFLVCFSFWDHIFEWIKLPLTQAFQNDVRGELVQLSPAEGVFTAMKVSFFASLAISMPVIFWQIWLFIAPGLYKHEKMIIIPFVFFATLMFAIGASFAYFIVFPYVIKYVLLFGNEFFSANISVENYVTFFTRLILGFGIAFELPVLSYFLAKVGLITDETLKGFFKYAIVIIFIIAAIITPPDVLSQFFMAIPLIGLYGISILIAKIINPAPPAEKEED, encoded by the coding sequence ATGTTTGAAGATTTAAAGCCTCACATCCAAGATTTGCGCAAACGCTTGATTATTTCGTGCCTTACATTGATTGTTGTATTTTTAGTTTGCTTTTCTTTTTGGGATCATATTTTTGAGTGGATTAAGCTTCCCCTCACACAAGCTTTTCAGAATGATGTCAGAGGAGAGCTTGTCCAACTCTCTCCAGCAGAAGGTGTTTTCACAGCAATGAAAGTTAGCTTTTTTGCCTCTCTTGCTATTTCAATGCCTGTAATTTTCTGGCAAATATGGCTCTTTATCGCACCCGGTCTTTATAAACATGAAAAAATGATCATTATTCCTTTTGTGTTTTTTGCAACTTTGATGTTTGCCATTGGTGCAAGCTTTGCATACTTTATTGTTTTTCCTTATGTGATTAAATATGTCTTATTGTTTGGAAATGAATTTTTTAGCGCCAATATTAGCGTTGAAAACTATGTCACATTCTTCACACGGCTAATTCTTGGTTTTGGAATCGCTTTTGAACTACCTGTTTTGAGCTATTTTTTGGCAAAAGTTGGCTTAATCACAGATGAAACCCTTAAGGGATTTTTTAAATATGCTATTGTGATTATTTTCATCATCGCAGCCATTATTACACCCCCTGATGTGCTCTCTCAATTTTTTATGGCTATTCCCCTTATTGGACTTTATGGAATATCTATTTTAATTGCAAAGATCATCAACCCTGCCCCTCCTGCAGAAAAAGAAGAAGATTAA
- the flgA gene encoding flagellar basal body P-ring formation chaperone FlgA, which yields MIRAIVLGMLCVMLGAKELKEHYWVMEDKVLSTLLFPQSPSFVIASFGEQFEIKIPVSELSKLFESRGFALGEQKLKEVKFSYRLPWDDSKIKDQIRSTFETLYASCKPQVKEIWLKPLGNIKGKNISLLGVELDEKAFKKNRFVVMVEVQEDGKRSLKPFYCEIVASLEAYVAFQDLRAGEDLSLGNVALQRIPFSSFVSRIATKEEILSSSLRSFVSKDQVLLSSKLKPKVLVRRGDWIDVKYQEKGVVIEGRLEAMQNGAMNDEIMARNPESKKQIKIKIIGERKAIIR from the coding sequence GTGATAAGAGCTATTGTGCTTGGAATGCTTTGTGTGATGTTGGGGGCCAAGGAATTAAAAGAGCATTATTGGGTGATGGAAGATAAGGTCCTTTCAACGCTTTTATTTCCCCAATCTCCCTCATTTGTGATCGCTTCTTTTGGAGAGCAATTTGAGATAAAGATCCCTGTCTCTGAGCTTTCAAAGCTTTTTGAATCTAGAGGATTTGCTTTGGGTGAGCAAAAACTCAAAGAGGTGAAGTTTTCTTATCGCTTGCCTTGGGATGATTCAAAGATCAAAGATCAAATACGCTCCACTTTTGAAACACTTTATGCTTCTTGCAAGCCTCAAGTCAAAGAGATTTGGCTTAAGCCATTGGGAAATATAAAGGGGAAGAATATTTCTTTGCTTGGTGTGGAGCTAGATGAAAAGGCATTCAAAAAAAATCGTTTTGTTGTAATGGTAGAGGTGCAAGAGGATGGAAAGCGTTCTTTGAAGCCTTTTTATTGTGAGATTGTGGCAAGTTTAGAGGCTTATGTCGCTTTTCAGGATCTAAGAGCTGGAGAGGATTTGAGCTTGGGAAATGTCGCGCTTCAAAGAATCCCATTTTCTTCTTTTGTATCTCGTATTGCTACTAAAGAAGAGATTCTCTCTTCTTCTCTTCGGAGTTTTGTTTCCAAAGATCAAGTGTTGTTGAGCTCAAAGCTTAAGCCTAAAGTTTTGGTTAGGCGTGGAGATTGGATTGATGTGAAATATCAAGAGAAGGGGGTGGTGATTGAGGGTAGGCTAGAGGCAATGCAAAATGGGGCGATGAATGATGAGATCATGGCTAGAAATCCTGAGAGCAAAAAGCAGATTAAAATCAAAATTATTGGAGAGAGAAAGGCGATCATTCGATGA
- the queA gene encoding tRNA preQ1(34) S-adenosylmethionine ribosyltransferase-isomerase QueA, whose product MQDHLLQNYDYSLPQELIATHPASPRESAKLLVYNRKNDTIIHTDFWHFFDFIAPDTLFVLNNTKVIKARLFGKKLNKGILGGRVEVFYHRPLQHNRFLVQIRGKVQEETRIVFTDSFSLKVCKLLDSGFREVEFLFHNTKASIQEVLTQIDLLGHVPLPPYIKRQDQKLDESEYQSVFAQESGAVAAPTASLHFSDISYLQSHYDHCFVTLHVGAGTFLSVETQDIRNHTIHTESFSITQASWEKISNSNNILCVGTTSARVVEYLYANPPHFSSPSLQGECNIFLHPLNPPQKLNALLTNFHLPKSTLIMLVSSLVGRKKCLDLYAEAIKHKYRFYSYGDGMLIL is encoded by the coding sequence ATGCAAGATCATCTTCTTCAAAACTACGACTACTCTCTACCTCAAGAACTCATCGCCACACACCCTGCCTCACCAAGAGAAAGTGCAAAACTCCTTGTATATAATCGAAAAAATGACACGATTATCCATACTGATTTTTGGCACTTCTTTGACTTTATCGCTCCTGATACGCTTTTTGTTCTTAATAACACTAAAGTGATCAAAGCGCGCCTGTTTGGGAAAAAACTCAACAAAGGAATCTTGGGGGGAAGGGTAGAAGTCTTCTATCATCGCCCACTTCAACACAATCGCTTTTTGGTTCAAATACGAGGAAAGGTTCAAGAAGAAACACGGATTGTTTTTACAGATTCTTTTTCTCTCAAAGTATGCAAGCTATTAGATTCTGGGTTTAGGGAAGTGGAATTCTTATTTCACAACACAAAGGCCTCTATCCAAGAAGTACTTACGCAAATTGATCTTTTAGGGCATGTCCCTCTTCCTCCCTATATCAAACGCCAAGATCAAAAGCTTGATGAAAGTGAATATCAGAGCGTTTTTGCTCAAGAAAGTGGTGCTGTTGCTGCGCCCACGGCCTCTCTTCATTTTAGCGATATCTCTTATCTTCAATCTCATTATGACCATTGCTTTGTCACTCTTCATGTGGGTGCTGGAACATTCCTTAGCGTCGAAACACAAGATATTAGAAACCATACAATCCACACAGAATCATTTAGCATCACTCAAGCAAGTTGGGAAAAGATCTCAAATTCAAACAACATACTTTGCGTTGGCACAACAAGTGCAAGGGTTGTAGAATATCTCTATGCCAATCCCCCACATTTTTCAAGCCCTTCACTTCAAGGAGAATGCAATATCTTTTTACACCCGCTCAATCCCCCACAAAAACTCAATGCGCTTCTTACAAACTTTCATCTCCCCAAATCAACACTCATTATGCTTGTTAGCTCGCTTGTAGGGAGAAAAAAATGCCTAGATCTCTATGCTGAAGCAATCAAGCACAAATACCGCTTTTATTCCTATGGGGATGGGATGCTTATCTTATGA